The following proteins come from a genomic window of Sorghum bicolor cultivar BTx623 chromosome 3, Sorghum_bicolor_NCBIv3, whole genome shotgun sequence:
- the LOC8079632 gene encoding bidirectional sugar transporter SWEET17, whose amino-acid sequence MDSTLFIIGVIGNIISVLVFTSPIKTFWRIVRSGSTEEFEPAPYVFTLLNGLLWLYYGVTKPDGFLVATVNGFGALMEAIYVVLFIVYAANHATRVKTVKLAAALDIGGFGVVYAVARFAINELDLRIMVIGTICACLNVLMYGSPLAAMKTVITTKSVEFMPFFLSFFLFLNGGIWATYAVLDRDMFLGIPNGIGFVLGTIQLIIYAIYMNSKTSQSSKETASPLLASDHNQGEASSHSHV is encoded by the exons ATGGATTCCACCCTCTTCATCATCGGCGTTATAG GCAACATCATCTCAGTTCTAGTCTTCACATCTCCTAT CAAGACGTTCTGGAGGATCGTGCGGAGCGGGTCGACGGAGGAGTTCGAGCCGGCGCCTTACGTGTTCACGCTGCTCAACGGGCTGCTGTGGCTCTACTACGGCGTCACCAAGCCTGACGGCTTCCTCGTTGCCACCGTCAATGGCTTTGGGGCTCTCATGGAGGCCATCTACGTCGTCCTCTTCATCGTCTACGCCGCCAACCATGCCACAAGG GTTAAGACTGTAAAGCTGGCAGCAGCGTTGGATATTGGTGGCTTTGGAGTTGTGTATGCGGTCGCCAGATTCGCCATCAATGAATTAGACTTGAGAATCATGGTGATAGGAACGATATGTGCCTGCCTTAATGTGCTCATGTACGGGTCACCCCTTGCTGCCATG AAAACGGTGATCACCACCAAGAGCGTGGAGTTCATGCCGTTCTTCctatccttcttcctcttcctcaaCGGAGGCATCTGGGCAACGTATGCGGTGCTTGACCGAGACATGTTCCTCGGG ATCCCCAATGGGATAGGCTTCGTCCTTGGCACCATCCAGCTGATCATCTACGCGATCTACATGAACAGCAAGACCTCCCAAAGCAGCAAAGAAACAGCGTCGCCTCTTCTGGCCTCCGACCACAACCAGGGAGAAGCATCTAGCCATAGCCATGTCTGA
- the LOC8060357 gene encoding late embryogenesis abundant protein Lea5-D, with the protein MERVASSCASLLAQRRGYSVAAAVVKGISGRKAVEKVAKRIMGKEVNTAAAASVSAAEKTPWVPDPVTGYYRPAGGTKEVDAAELRARLLTQRVAN; encoded by the exons ATGGAGAGAGTTGCGTCGAGCTGCGCCAGCCTCCTAGCACAAAG GAGGGGCTACTCGGTGGCCGCGGCCGTGGTGAAGGGGATCAGCGGGCGGAAGGCCGTGGAGAAGGTGGCCAAGCGCATCATGGGCAAAGAGGTGAACACCGCGGCTGCGGCCTCGGTGTCGGCGGCGGAGAAGACGCCGTGGGTGCCGGACCCCGTCACCGGCTACTACCGCCCGGCGGGTGGCACCAAGGAGGTGGACGCCGCGGAGCTTCGCGCCAGGCTGCTCACGCAGAGGGTCGCCAACTAA